One part of the Capricornis sumatraensis isolate serow.1 chromosome 13, serow.2, whole genome shotgun sequence genome encodes these proteins:
- the GJA10 gene encoding LOW QUALITY PROTEIN: gap junction alpha-10 protein (The sequence of the model RefSeq protein was modified relative to this genomic sequence to represent the inferred CDS: inserted 1 base in 1 codon; substituted 2 bases at 2 genomic stop codons), with the protein MGDWNLLGGILEEVHSYSTMVGKIWLTILFIFRMLILGVAAEDVWDDEQSAFACNTQQPGCNTVCYDNAFPISLIRFWVLQIIFVSSPSLVYMGHALYRLRAFEKERQRKKSQLRAQMENPELELEDQQRMDRELRKLEEQKRIQKVPLKGCLLRTYILHILTRSVLEVGFMVGQYILYGFQMHPLYKCTQPPCPNAVDCFVSRPTEKTIFMLFMHSIAAISLFLNILEIFHLGIRKIMRALYDKSSNEGIEDERRPPFHLKKYSVTQQCMTCSPFPEKISLLQANNQQQVIRVNVPNSKTTWHIPQPRQLDVDPCHSKKDWAEKNQHNGQLHVHSPCPWDNGARIQHPGQQPDHSLFGLQNIRPHSWLGTKMAPRHCPSHTTGPWEQSQDLQPSGEPLADLHSHCRHSDGSMTDSRVQEARDRSYPGSRKASFLSRLFSEKGQLYSDSGSSSSRNSSCQGFPHRENSPSLLPSAPGRRTSMVSKIRQPDXSWNFHKRCPPLFPSXPYLPFLAFSPLLSLLFPPSLCVYVCVEREGEEEREVNLWRVKXHSVHSVKLNS; encoded by the exons ATGGGGGATTGGAATTTATTGGGTGGCATCTTAGAGGAAGTTCACTCCTACTCAACCATGGTGGGGAAAATCTGGCTGACCATCCTCTTCATTTTCCGAATGCTGATACTTGGTGTGGCTGCTGAAGATGTCTGGGATGATGAACAGTCAGCATTTGCCTGCAACACCCAGCAGCCAGGTTGCAACACTGTCTGTTACGATAATGCTTTCCCTATCTCCTTGATCAGGTTCTGGGTTTTACAGATCATTTTTGTGTCTTCTCCCTCTCTAGTATATATGGGCCATGCACTGTATAGACTCAGGGCCTTTgaaaaggaaaggcagaggaagaagtcACAGCTTAGAGCCCAGATGGAGAATCCAGAGCTTGAATTGGAGGATCAGCAAAGGATGGAtagagaactgaggaaattagagGAGCAGAAGAGGATCCAAAAAGTCCCACTGAAAGGATGTCTGCTGCGTACTTACATCTTACACATCTTGACCAGATCTGTGCTGGAAGTAGGGTTCATGGTAGGCCAATATATTCTCTATGGGTTTCAAATGCACCCTCTTTACAAATGTACTCAACCCCCTTGCCCCAATGCAGTGGATTGCTTTGTGTCTAGGCCCACAGAGAAGACCATTTTCATGCTCTTTATGCATAGCATTGCAGCCATCTCTTTGTTTCTCAACATACTGGAAATATTTCATCTGGGCATCAGGAAAATCATGAGGGCACTTTATGACAAATCCAGCAATGAGGGCATTGAGGATGAAAGGAGACCTCCAttccatttgaaaaaatattcagtGACCCAGCAGTGTATGACTTGCTCTCCATTCCCTGAAAAAATCTCCCTACTTCAAGCCAACAATCAACAGCAAGTGATCCGAGTCAATGTGCCGAATTCTAAAACCACGTGGCATATCCCACAGCCCAGGCAGCTTGATGTAGACCCTTGCCATAGTAAAAAAGACTGGGCTGAGAAGAATCAGCACAACGGACAGCTCCATGTCCACAGCCCATGTCCCTGGGACAACGGTGCTAGAATTCAGCACCCAGGACAGCAGCCAGACCATTCTTTATTTGGCTTGCAGAATATAAGACCTCACTCCTGGCTAGGTACAAAGATGGCTCCTAGGCATTGTCCATCACATACAACAGGACCCTGGGAGCAGTCCCAGGACCTACAACCCTCAGGGGAACCTCTTGCAGACTTGCACAGTCACTGCAGACACAGCGATGGCAGCATGACAGACAGCAGGGTCCAAGAGGCAAGAGACAGATCTTACCCTGGCAGTCGCAAGGCCAGCTTCTTGTCCAGACTGTTTTCTGAAAAGGGACAGCTGTACAGTGACTCAGGAAGCTCCAGTTCTCGAAATAGCTCTTGCCAAGGCTTTCCACACCGGGAAAACAGCCCCTCACTTCTGCCTTCAGCCCCTGGGCGAAGGACATCCATGGTAAGTAAGATCAGACAACCTGACTGATCATGGAACTTTCATAAGAGGTGTCCCCCTCTGTTCCCTTCTTAGCCTTATCTTCCCTTCTTAGCCTTCTCACCCCTTCTtagccttctcttccctccttctttgtgtgtatatgtgtgtgttgagagagagggagaggaggagagggaggttaATTTATGGAGAGTTA TTCATTCAGTACATTCAGTTAAGCTCAATTCATAA